The nucleotide sequence CCCGTCACAGTTAATCAAGACCTGGTTACAGTCCTCTGCCTCGATGAGGGGCAGAGTCTTGGAGTGGACGTTGAGGTCAATGAGTTCCTCAAAGCTCCACTGGTTGGATTTACCGTTTAGACCTGAGACCAATCCGACCTTGGCGGAGTCCTGCTCATTCAGGAACTCCGAGCCCTCGACGAGGCGGCCCTTAGGGACTGGActggagaggggaggggggaaagAGGTAGTGGGAGGCAGTTAGGAAAGAGATGGAGAAGTGAGTGCTTGATGACAGAAAGAAATCCAGTCCAAtcaaggataaggctggtgttattctttatatttcaacaaacaaacaaatcccaGGGAAaagccaaaaccaacaatgtgttagtccatctctcaatactttacAACTTCCCCACCCAGTCCGTGGCACATACCCGCAAGCCCAATCTTTCCTACTAAACAAGAAAATCCTTAAAAAACGGGTCATAAACATGTAGCTTTATTTTTGgaaagtaatttcctaaaacagctgggtgCTGTAGCATTTtgacaaatgataaaaaaaaaagatcctgGGAGCAGCGAATGTAACAAAATTGGTGCTTTTCTGGAGAGTTAACGtgcagctgctggtgtgtgGGATTTCACATACAACCCAATACATTTCGCCCCTTCTGTTCTTTATTTCAGAGTACACTATGTTTAGCAGTTAACAATTACTATATCGTCAGTACAACTCTAAGCAGTTTCTATGTGGGTTTCATTATCTTTTCTAAAGTCATACCTTACTGCCTGAGTCTCATCTGTGCTTATGCCATTGTTATTCTCCTTGTCGTCGGTCTCTGGTTTTCCATTCACGCTGCCCAGGGGCTCCTCTCGCTGTTCCATCAGCTCACCAGAGGACAGACCACACTCATCTGTGTCAGCCTCCATAGTGGTGTCATCTGCCTGGCCTACGATATCAATAGAGGAATTGATGAGACAAGTCCTAAGTCACATCGAGAATTATGTAAATTCGAACAAACAAGCCATTTTATGTAAAGtatatgcaaacaaacacaaagaggggaAGACACACCTTCACTCTGTGAAAAATGCAGTGATGCATAAATCATCATGTACTCTGAAATCCTGAACCTGCCATCAATGTGAAAGCTAGATGAGAACACTTACTCATGGTTTCAGAGTTTATCTGGTCCCCCTCATCTTCATTGTCCTGTGCGTATTTATCGTCAtctcctgcctctctctatAAAGGAGACACAAACATCATGTTAACATACACTCAGTGTAGATGATGTCCTCCGCAAACACTTTGAGACACATGGGCTGAATGAATGTGAGCTCACCTTAAAGTCATTTTGGTCCCCTTTTCTTGTTCTCTTCATTATCTCTTCAATTCTCTTAAATGGAAAAACAGAGCAGATTTTACTAACTGATTTGTTCATTGGGATCTACACACTGAGGCAACATTAAGAAAACATTCTCTATTTTTGTAGGACATTGATTAAATCACTTAAAAGAGATTTTTATCTGAAGAGACAGGCAGTAGGCAGTAAATGACAGTTTATGGTGATCAATATAccagattatttttattattattattattatttaatttttggtTTTAGTACTGCTGGTCAAATGAAAGCCTCAAGTCCTTTACAAACACCATCTCATCTAGGTCTAGGATGATAAAGCAAGACCCAAATAAAGAGAAGATTCTCTCCTTCATCAATCTATCCATACCTTCTTCCTCTCCATTCGTTCttgctggttctgctgcatgatGCGGTCTCTCTCCTGACGgactctctctgcctcctccaggGCCTTGGCCTCGGCCTCCTCACGTTCCTTCTGGAGCTCGGCCTGTTTCACTGCCTCCTCTTCTGCTAGTCTCACCCGATCCACCTCTGCTAGGCGAGCGTCTTCCTCTTCTTTaattttcctctcctctgcaagcttcttctcctcctccaggcgTTTCAGTCGAGCCTCCTCCGCTAAAcgcttctcttcttcctttctcaGCCTGGGATGGTAAAGAAACGGCAGCAAATGGCTTGAAAGCATACTGACAAAGTGGGACATATAGGGGGTAATTTTCATTTAGCCTATACATCTCATTAGCTAAAAAAATGCTAATCGTACTTTTGATGCCCATAATATATaacctgcagtgttttattgGTTGAAACTAGTGATCGTTCTCATTTttcttatgtatgtatgtatatactgtatgcatactTTTTAAACCAATGCATACTTTTCAACACATGCTTTGGTTTCACTTAATAACAATTACAATTCCCTTGAGGACAATTTTACAGCAATTCCAACAGTGTTGTTGATGGTACTTTGCAGTTATCATATCTGATGCATTGCTGTCATacacaaaatgatgacaaaatggTAAAAGATCTTTTTTTTGGGAGACAGGAATAAGAGATAACAATTCCAGTATCCttacttttcctcttcctccttctgtaTCCTGAGctgctcctctttctctttctgctctcgCATCAGTCTGCGGTTCTCCGCCAAGATCTTGGCAGCCTCAGCAGCAGAGTTGGTGCCCGTCGAGGCTTTAGAGTCTGGCAGGTGGAAAGACAAATATAGAAGATACGTTTAGCCCTTTATGTCACCCTGTCACCCATTTCTCAATGTAGTGCTGACCTGAGGCCACAGCATCTAGCCATTCATAGGACGCAGTGATTGGAAGATGAGTGATgacagagaagacagaaagcCAGACTGGTAGAGGACGCTAGCCGTgtcagagaaagacagaagcagAATAAAGAAGAAAGCGGCCTGATACTGAGTTGTGTAACTTTCAAATGGTAATTTCTGTGCTCTTTGAAAGAATAATTATTCTCTGTGTGAATACATATATAGTACATGGGGTTGGGCAATATGATAATACATACCATGAGATGAAATAAATGTGTATCGTCAAAGATTTTGCCAATCCATTTGTATCATAGCATTTATTCCTTTAATACCTGAGTGTATTAGGCgaatcaatgagcaggactgctATATGGAAATATTGTGATTTCTATATGATTTGTGTATCAAGGtcatgtatttaatttgtttgataaatcaaaaacagacaCTCCTCTGattattttatccataaaaaacttttccagaaaatgtactatatcatGATGACATTGATATGATATCAAATTACATATACAGTGATGGAGTATTTTACCTTTTCATACACtcctaaacaaaaatgtgcaTACCTAAACTGTGCCACCtacaataattttgtttttacatctttCTAATGCACAGTGGATAACAGTCCTTGCTTGGTTGCATGTAGTATTAAATCATTTCTAAGCTAGTTTATCTTGCAGAGCATGATTCTCTCCAGGAGgtggcagcagcaacaacaacccCAGATCTGTAACAGGATGTGACTCCAGCTGGAACTTAATAGGTGTATTAAAACAGATGATAATATCTGTTATCTTCAGAGTTTTTCTTCTGCTCAAAGTCAAAGTGGTGCTGTAAGGATTGCtgataacagagagagagagagagggagttcaaaaggaagaaaggagCGCTCCATTATTCTGGTTCCCATGCAAGAGACAAAGTTAGGTATCATCACAAAAAGAGAGCTctttttttgtggaaatttAACAAATCATTAATACACAATTTAACAATGTATTGATGCACAAACTCTCCTGGTGCAATTTCTTTTGGATCCAAGAGCTCTTGCTGTTTAATTTCCCCCTTTTACATTCTTTTGCATTGTAGTAGGTTTGGACCTGCATGGCCAAGAACTTCagtaatatttatttagttaagATAAAATGAAAGATGCTTGTCTCGCTGGGTCACTTCCCTCCCTGAAATTGACAGTATGTCTCAATGCACCAGTGCAAACATCCTGGTTGCCAGAATAACAATCAGTCTTGGCAAATATTGGTACTAACTAATTAAAATCTGTCAGCTGACCATGGTTGTCAAGTCTGCCTTTATATGGACCTGTATTGTACTAATATGAAAGACCTGCTATAGTGTTAGATATATTTTTATGatgtacaataaaacatttatattgtgGACTGCATTATTATCACTGAGAATTGCTTACCATCTTTCTCTTTGGTCTTGCTGGAATCAGAGGACTGTGGAGACACAGCCTGGACAGGACACAGATCCTTGGACTTGGAGTCCCTCTTTCGCAAGGTGGGGGGCCCTGTTGGAGTGAGAGCTGGTTTCTGGATAGGTGGAGGTTTTGCTGACGTAGGCTGGGGGGATGGAGGACGTTGTTTCATTGCACCAGGTGAGGGTGGGCGTGTCCTGGAACTTTGCCTGGAAAAAGTTGGAGTTGTGTccatttatgttttataatgaaatcaaaatgaaagGCTACATCCAAACTCCAAAAAATTGAAGTAAAATATCACTAAAGCTGCACTGGAGACGGCTTGTAGCCTTACTTGGCTGCTGCTGGGGAGGGAGTCCTCTTTGGGGCTGGATTGGGGGCTGGGGATGGTGAACGGTTGCGTCCCAGGGTAGTAGATGGGGAGGCGGGACGTTGCCCTCCAGGAGATGTTAACTGCTTGTCCTTCTGTAGTTCCACAGAGATGGGACAGAAGTGAAGAAGTGATTCATGACTAACACTGAACAAGGATCATGTGAAGAACTCCTGAACCTATTGCAAAATGTCAATGTTAATTTAAATACCACTGAGTCATAAACAAAACTATTGTAAATCATGTAAAGAAGATGTACTGACATCAAAATAAGAGCAATCCACACTccacaaccaaaacaattacTCACTACATCCTGTTGGTCTATGTTTCCCAACATTTTGGCTTGTACctccttaaaatgaagcagggGCTACTTGTAACCCCTCATCACAGCTCATGGCCTTAATGTGGACATTAATTGTAAGCACTTAAACCAGATCCTTCTCAGATTGTatcatttaaagtattttagaGGTCCCAAAGAGGTGAAAGGATggaagaaaaaggcaaaaattgagaaaagtcagaaaaagtaaacagaattttgtgtagcagaaatactgtatatgttttttaatttatcccATTAATCATCTGGTGATCCCTATGTTGATCTTGGGACCCCCAAAAGGGTCCGGcacctaggttgggaaccacttgTCTATGTAACTGAATTATCTTTACATTGGAACAGTTTTTGTTAATCCTGAAGGGAAAACTATAACACAGATGCCTATTATAACATTAACTGtaactaaaattaaaattgaCCATTTAACTATTATTAAGtctgcctctgcctcttttAGTTTCACTGGCATTTCAAACAGTGACACAAAGTTGGCGCAGAGGCGGCCATGGGTCAGGTTTTAATTCTAAATCTATTTTTAATGCCCATGTGCTATGTTTGGCACTGTAAACATGATAAAAAGAGGGCACAGCAAGGTCACCCATGTGACACTCagacacaaatatacagtactgtcCCAACCCAAGCCTTTAGTACTGAATGGCAAGTAAGCATGATACAATTCATTTTGTGTATCAATGTAAGAAATTGACCTGCTCTTATAATAAATTGTATTAGCTTTGGTCACACAGCTTGACAATCTCTCTTTTTGGATGACAGGAAGGAAATGCAGGAGAGTAAATAAGCGATTGGTGTACAGTTTCATAACAGGGACAAGACATCCATTTCCTATTTATGTCAATATAGTATTATAGAACAGACAGTGTTTTTGTATGAAGGAGAGGTCCAGAAGTCATCTcaaagagacacacagcagTAACAGCCATTTCCTGTACTTTACCATGACAACACTAAACCTAACCACTAAACCTCTCATGAGCAAAGGATGGATACAAAGAAGCTCGGAGAAAACctaaatagtttatttttgcACCATTAATGTTGTTTTCTAATATACCTTCTGgtcatttattaaaagaaatatCCCCACTCTAGGCAGGAAGCCTAACTGGGCTGACTTGAAAGACACAATTTAAGTGTCACGCAATGCTACAGTGTTAGGCTGTGAATTTCAATTATCTCCACACCAATCTGTGCATGTAGAGGAGAGAAGACAATGAAATGGTGAGGAAAATCAAAGGCTTTTGACATTAAGCCCCAGGGTCAGGGTGAGGTCTGCTTTGCATGGTGTGATCTGTCAATAATTAGGCTACTGTGGATCCCTTTGTCTCATGCTAGAACAATGAGGCCCTTCATTGTTacagaagagaaggagaaaaggcAGGTTATGAGAGAGAACCAGGCACTACTTTGGGCCTTCAAGTGAGAACATCTGAGACATCAGAAGCAGTAAGTAGGATAACATTTTAGCAATGTATGAACAAGTTCATATTATGAGTGACCAACAAAGGTCAAAGAACAGCTGGAGGAACAACATTTCCCTATGGTGAGCATCCTGCAGAAGTACTTTGACAGGCAAATGTAGACGGATATGTGCATATAAATCAGTCTTTGGTGCCATCCACTTATTTCTCTGAGCAGTTTAATTTCAGTGTAGGAAAGCATATAGTTGTTGTCACTACTTAAGAGACCTGTGTTCCTTCAACTTCATCCTGGTTTCCAGGCAGCTTCTGGAAAAGGTATCCCTCTCTTCCAGTGCTACCAACAATTAAATCAACtactaaaattattttatagATCGTACATATTTTGCAAgtcaaattcaaattaaattactttcccatgggaataaaaacacaatattgcTGGTAATTAAAAGGCATATAAACACTGCACTTTGTTATTTTCCAGcaattacattgtactgtatgaTATTCTCTAAAATTGTATTCAggtttttgaaaatatatagtATCTAACTTATTTCTTCAACTGGAATGACATACTGCCTTATAACAGAGTTCTCACGGGCCTACACATGTACTAACTTAAATGTATCTATTATTACTCTGTAGTTTAAAAATGGATAAGACTAGAGACACCATCTAAAGCCCTGCATCCAGGTTACTCCATCAGCAAGGAGAAGGGAACAGGGAGGACAATCAAGAAATCACAACTATCACAACTGTGCAGTGAAAGCTTTCACTTCAGTTGaacattaacaacattataCACTTCTTTTTGTAAATGTCTCATTCGAACAGTTTTCTTTGTAGGCCAGTGGTGTTAGTAGCATTAACGTCACAAGGTGTTCTCACCATTGAAGGGTCGAGGGCTCCGTCGGCCGACACAGAGGTGGTCATGCCGCTCTTCTGTCGGTCAATGCTGCGGCTGCGCACAGGTCCACGCGGTGGGTGCAGGGGACTGGCAGAGGCTGAGCGAGGACACAGGTGACACTCTGGTAAAGGACACAGTCATCGCAGGGCCAGGGGAGCACAACCAATGGGAGGCGTGATAAGCGGCCGAGTTGGGCAGCAAAGCAGCAAAGAGCAGTAGGTGAGAAGAATGAAGAGagtggagggaaagagagagggaaagtggtagagagagaggaagggagggcaGATGATGGTTCAAAGAATGCaggaaagtgtttttgtaaggGGACAAGAGCACAAAAAAAGCGATTTGTTAGATATAGCACTTTGGGCAGGCAACAGCTTGATTTCTGAAGCTTTGATTGGGCTGGAGATTACTGGAGACATGAGGAGCAGAGAGCAACAATCTCACAAAAACCCCAGACACTACAAAAGATGCCAAAGACTCTGGATGCAACATGAACAAACCTGAACACCAAGCaccacagcacagcacacactaCACAAAACCTACCACCATCACCGTACAACAAGCACTGACACTGCACTCACATATCACACAGATTTATTAGTACACTAAACGCACAATAAATGTTGATagtgttgtttgttgtgttcaCTTACAGTAACTAAAAATGAGGGTAATTTGTCCTTCTTGCCATCATACTGTAACTCTCCAGACTCCAGATCAGACATTAAATCCAACATATGCTGCGGCTTCAGGACATAGACTTCTCTAGAAATTGTAAGGCAATGCTTGTGCCAAAGAATTCGACACACAAACTGTTGATACTGAGCTGCTACTACAAACCTGGAATGGCAATGGGTGAAAGGCACTGTCCTTAGCACTGAGTTTAAGTGTAGCCTGTAGTTATAAAGAGTAAATGCTGTTGTCCACTGGCTATGAGCTGGCTGTGTCACATTGAGGGATTAGCCATGATAATCCCGAGACCTGTAGAACTCTCCCTGCCAAAGCGTGgtcacaaatgtgttttgtcattcGTTCTGACTGCATACTGAGCAGCTATGGTGACTATGAAATTTACCCTGCCATGAGCTACCGCTGATGTGTCAAGTTTCTGCTGGGGCTATACTTAGCAGAAGATCTATAGCCGCTAATGGGTTTGTAATGGCCGGTCAATAAACACCACATCCTGAAACCAACACCGGGAATACAGTTGCAGCTTTGGAGTGAGTCAGTGCTTTACAGTATGGTTCTttctatctttaaaaaaatacagtaaacaagAA is from Siniperca chuatsi isolate FFG_IHB_CAS linkage group LG8, ASM2008510v1, whole genome shotgun sequence and encodes:
- the map7d3 gene encoding ensconsin isoform X2, whose product is MAEGTTTLKGLRAQMAAAAQAQAEERRSLAGNSPGPTTNTSAKPQGCRPDATQSTSTTLSVWLTAVIDGAALRIDDRLRVAKERREEADRQQALRESQIMERERKAKLQVERQMEERQKKVEEQRRKEEQKRLAVEEKRKQKQEEEKEHYEAVMRRTLERSHRVEQRQKRWSWGGLSSDSDGRTGDSDASTSSPVTIVISPALPEKPPRSQQVDKRSTSTMNLKQPPEAGISKRLSSSSATLIKSPDQSVRPRSSSCNRLPSSGNAAQASKEDCKKLQVEQTGRSMKKRSSSLTRVSVGRAQTPAKPDKGTTDDQARRPPASTEDGGVLSRLLTPTQASLARSKSAAALSAEGTDAPASASPLHPPRGPVRSRSIDRQKSGMTTSVSADGALDPSMKDKQLTSPGGQRPASPSTTLGRNRSPSPAPNPAPKRTPSPAAAKQSSRTRPPSPGAMKQRPPSPQPTSAKPPPIQKPALTPTGPPTLRKRDSKSKDLCPVQAVSPQSSDSSKTKEKDDSKASTGTNSAAEAAKILAENRRLMREQKEKEEQLRIQKEEEEKLRKEEEKRLAEEARLKRLEEEKKLAEERKIKEEEDARLAEVDRVRLAEEEAVKQAELQKEREEAEAKALEEAERVRQERDRIMQQNQQERMERKKRIEEIMKRTRKGDQNDFKREAGDDDKYAQDNEDEGDQINSETMSQADDTTMEADTDECGLSSGELMEQREEPLGSVNGKPETDDKENNNGISTDETQAVSPVPKGRLVEGSEFLNEQDSAKVGLVSGLNGKSNQWSFEELIDLNVHSKTLPLIEAEDCNQVLINCDGTSDGTRVAFEDKGTPVNTLHSSNQPIESLSEI
- the map7d3 gene encoding MAP7 domain-containing protein 2 isoform X24; translation: MRRTLERSHRVEQRQKRWSWGGLSSDSDGRTGDSDASTSSPVTIVISPALPEKPPRSQQVDKRSTSTMNLKQPPEAGISKRLSSSSATLIKSPDQSVRPRSSSCNRLPSSGNAAQASKEDCKKLQVEQTGRSMKKRSSSLTRVSVGRAQTPAKPDKGTTDDQARRPPASTEDGGVLSRLLTPTQASLARSKSAAALSAEGTDAPECHLCPRSASASPLHPPRGPVRSRSIDRQKSGMTTSVSADGALDPSMKDKQLTSPGGQRPASPSTTLGRNRSPSPAPNPAPKRTPSPAAAKQSSRTRPPSPGAMKQRPPSPQPTSAKPPPIQKPALTPTGPPTLRKRDSKSKDLCPVQAVSPQSSDSSKTKEKDDSKASTGTNSAAEAAKILAENRRLMREQKEKEEQLRIQKEEEEKLRKEEEKRLAEEARLKRLEEEKKLAEERKIKEEEDARLAEVDRVRLAEEEAVKQAELQKEREEAEAKALEEAERVRQERDRIMQQNQQERMERKKRIEEIMKRTRKGDQNDFKREAGDDDKYAQDNEDEGDQINSETMSQADDTTMEADTDECGLSSGELMEQREEPLGSVNGKPETDDKENNNGISTDETQAVSPVPKGRLVEGSEFLNEQDSAKVGLVSGLNGKSNQWSFEELIDLNVHSKTLPLIEAEDCNQVLINCDGTSDGTRVAFEDKGTPVNTLHSSNQPIESLSEI
- the map7d3 gene encoding ensconsin isoform X13, with protein sequence MAEGTTTLKGLRAQMAAAAQAQAEERRSLAGNSPGPTTNTSAKPQGCRPVIDGAALRIDDRLRVAKERREEADRQQALRESQIMERERKAKLQVERQMEERQKKVEEQRRKEEQKRLAVEEKRKQKQEEEKEHYEAVMRRTLERSHRVEQRQKRWSWGGLSSDSDGRTGDSDASTSSPVTIVISPALPEKPPRSQQVDKRSTSTMNLKQPPEAGISKRLSSSSATLIKSPDQTRRPPASTEDGGVLSRLLTPTQASLARSKSAAALSAEGTDAPECHLCPRSASASPLHPPRGPVRSRSIDRQKSGMTTSVSADGALDPSMKDKQLTSPGGQRPASPSTTLGRNRSPSPAPNPAPKRTPSPAAAKQSSRTRPPSPGAMKQRPPSPQPTSAKPPPIQKPALTPTGPPTLRKRDSKSKDLCPVQAVSPQSSDSSKTKEKDDSKASTGTNSAAEAAKILAENRRLMREQKEKEEQLRIQKEEEEKLRKEEEKRLAEEARLKRLEEEKKLAEERKIKEEEDARLAEVDRVRLAEEEAVKQAELQKEREEAEAKALEEAERVRQERDRIMQQNQQERMERKKRIEEIMKRTRKGDQNDFKREAGDDDKYAQDNEDEGDQINSETMSQADDTTMEADTDECGLSSGELMEQREEPLGSVNGKPETDDKENNNGISTDETQAVSPVPKGRLVEGSEFLNEQDSAKVGLVSGLNGKSNQWSFEELIDLNVHSKTLPLIEAEDCNQVLINCDGTSDGTRVAFEDKGTPVNTLHSSNQPIESLSEI
- the map7d3 gene encoding MAP7 domain-containing protein 2 isoform X25 gives rise to the protein MAEGTTTLKGLRAQMAAAAQAQAEERRSLAGNSPGPTTNTSAKPQGCRPDATQSTSTTLSVWLTAVIDGAALRIDDRLRVAKERREEADRQQALRESQIMERERKAKLQVERQMEERQKKVEEQRRKEEQKRLAVEEKRKQKQEEEKEHYEAVMRRTLERSHRVEQRQKRWSWGGLSSDSDGRTECHLCPRSASASPLHPPRGPVRSRSIDRQKSGMTTSVSADGALDPSMKDKQLTSPGGQRPASPSTTLGRNRSPSPAPNPAPKRTPSPAAAKQSSRTRPPSPGAMKQRPPSPQPTSAKPPPIQKPALTPTGPPTLRKRDSKSKDLCPVQAVSPQSSDSSKTKEKDDSKASTGTNSAAEAAKILAENRRLMREQKEKEEQLRIQKEEEEKLRKEEEKRLAEEARLKRLEEEKKLAEERKIKEEEDARLAEVDRVRLAEEEAVKQAELQKEREEAEAKALEEAERVRQERDRIMQQNQQERMERKKRIEEIMKRTRKGDQNDFKREAGDDDKYAQDNEDEGDQINSETMSQADDTTMEADTDECGLSSGELMEQREEPLGSVNGKPETDDKENNNGISTDETQAVSPVPKGRLVEGSEFLNEQDSAKVGLVSGLNGKSNQWSFEELIDLNVHSKTLPLIEAEDCNQVLINCDGTSDGTRVAFEDKGTPVNTLHSSNQPIESLSEI
- the map7d3 gene encoding ensconsin isoform X1; amino-acid sequence: MAEGTTTLKGLRAQMAAAAQAQAEERRSLAGNSPGPTTNTSAKPQGCRPDATQSTSTTLSVWLTAVIDGAALRIDDRLRVAKERREEADRQQALRESQIMERERKAKLQVERQMEERQKKVEEQRRKEEQKRLAVEEKRKQKQEEEKEHYEAVMRRTLERSHRVEQRQKRWSWGGLSSDSDGRTGDSDASTSSPVTIVISPALPEKPPRSQQVDKRSTSTMNLKQPPEAGISKRLSSSSATLIKSPDQSVRPRSSSCNRLPSSGNAAQASKEDCKKLQVEQTGRSMKKRSSSLTRVSVGRAQTPAKPDKGTTDDQARRPPASTEDGGVLSRLLTPTQASLARSKSAAALSAEGTDAPECHLCPRSASASPLHPPRGPVRSRSIDRQKSGMTTSVSADGALDPSMKDKQLTSPGGQRPASPSTTLGRNRSPSPAPNPAPKRTPSPAAAKQSSRTRPPSPGAMKQRPPSPQPTSAKPPPIQKPALTPTGPPTLRKRDSKSKDLCPVQAVSPQSSDSSKTKEKDDSKASTGTNSAAEAAKILAENRRLMREQKEKEEQLRIQKEEEEKLRKEEEKRLAEEARLKRLEEEKKLAEERKIKEEEDARLAEVDRVRLAEEEAVKQAELQKEREEAEAKALEEAERVRQERDRIMQQNQQERMERKKRIEEIMKRTRKGDQNDFKREAGDDDKYAQDNEDEGDQINSETMSQADDTTMEADTDECGLSSGELMEQREEPLGSVNGKPETDDKENNNGISTDETQAVSPVPKGRLVEGSEFLNEQDSAKVGLVSGLNGKSNQWSFEELIDLNVHSKTLPLIEAEDCNQVLINCDGTSDGTRVAFEDKGTPVNTLHSSNQPIESLSEI
- the map7d3 gene encoding MAP7 domain-containing protein 2 isoform X23, yielding MAEGTTTLKGLRAQMAAAAQAQAEERRSLAGNSPGPTTNTSAKPQGCRPDATQSTSTTLSVWLTAVIDGAALRIDDRLRVAKERREEADRQQALRESQIMERERKAKLQVERQMEERQKKVEEQRRKEEQKRLAVEEKRKQKQEEEKEHYEAVMRRTLERSHRVEQRQKRWSWGGLSSDSDGRTVDKRSTSTMNLKQPPEAGISKRLSSSSATLIKSPDQTSASPLHPPRGPVRSRSIDRQKSGMTTSVSADGALDPSMKDKQLTSPGGQRPASPSTTLGRNRSPSPAPNPAPKRTPSPAAAKQSSRTRPPSPGAMKQRPPSPQPTSAKPPPIQKPALTPTGPPTLRKRDSKSKDLCPVQAVSPQSSDSSKTKEKDDSKASTGTNSAAEAAKILAENRRLMREQKEKEEQLRIQKEEEEKLRKEEEKRLAEEARLKRLEEEKKLAEERKIKEEEDARLAEVDRVRLAEEEAVKQAELQKEREEAEAKALEEAERVRQERDRIMQQNQQERMERKKRIEEIMKRTRKGDQNDFKREAGDDDKYAQDNEDEGDQINSETMSQADDTTMEADTDECGLSSGELMEQREEPLGSVNGKPETDDKENNNGISTDETQAVSPVPKGRLVEGSEFLNEQDSAKVGLVSGLNGKSNQWSFEELIDLNVHSKTLPLIEAEDCNQVLINCDGTSDGTRVAFEDKGTPVNTLHSSNQPIESLSEI
- the map7d3 gene encoding MAP7 domain-containing protein 2 isoform X22, which codes for MAEGTTTLKGLRAQMAAAAQAQAEERRSLAGNSPGPTTNTSAKPQGCRPDATQSTSTTLSVWLTAVIDGAALRIDDRLRVAKERREEADRQQALRESQIMERERKAKLQVERQMEERQKKVEEQRRKEEQKRLAVEEKRKQKQEEEKEHYEAVMRRTLERSHRVEQRQKRWSWGGLSSDSDGRTVDKRSTSTMNLKQPPEAGISKRLSSSSATLIKSPDQKCHLCPRSASASPLHPPRGPVRSRSIDRQKSGMTTSVSADGALDPSMKDKQLTSPGGQRPASPSTTLGRNRSPSPAPNPAPKRTPSPAAAKQSSRTRPPSPGAMKQRPPSPQPTSAKPPPIQKPALTPTGPPTLRKRDSKSKDLCPVQAVSPQSSDSSKTKEKDDSKASTGTNSAAEAAKILAENRRLMREQKEKEEQLRIQKEEEEKLRKEEEKRLAEEARLKRLEEEKKLAEERKIKEEEDARLAEVDRVRLAEEEAVKQAELQKEREEAEAKALEEAERVRQERDRIMQQNQQERMERKKRIEEIMKRTRKGDQNDFKREAGDDDKYAQDNEDEGDQINSETMSQADDTTMEADTDECGLSSGELMEQREEPLGSVNGKPETDDKENNNGISTDETQAVSPVPKGRLVEGSEFLNEQDSAKVGLVSGLNGKSNQWSFEELIDLNVHSKTLPLIEAEDCNQVLINCDGTSDGTRVAFEDKGTPVNTLHSSNQPIESLSEI
- the map7d3 gene encoding ensconsin isoform X16, with amino-acid sequence MAEGTTTLKGLRAQMAAAAQAQAEERRSLAGNSPGPTTNTSAKPQGCRPDATQSTSTTLSVWLTAVIDGAALRIDDRLRVAKERREEADRQQALRESQIMERERKAKLQVERQMEERQKKVEEQRRKEEQKRLAVEEKRKQKQEEEKEHYEAVMRRTLERSHRVEQRQKRWSWGGLSSDSDGRTVDKRSTSTMNLKQPPEAGISKRLSSSSATLIKSPDQTRRPPASTEDGGVLSRLLTPTQASLARSKSAAALSAEGTDAPECHLCPRSASASPLHPPRGPVRSRSIDRQKSGMTTSVSADGALDPSMKDKQLTSPGGQRPASPSTTLGRNRSPSPAPNPAPKRTPSPAAAKQSSRTRPPSPGAMKQRPPSPQPTSAKPPPIQKPALTPTGPPTLRKRDSKSKDLCPVQAVSPQSSDSSKTKEKDDSKASTGTNSAAEAAKILAENRRLMREQKEKEEQLRIQKEEEEKLRKEEEKRLAEEARLKRLEEEKKLAEERKIKEEEDARLAEVDRVRLAEEEAVKQAELQKEREEAEAKALEEAERVRQERDRIMQQNQQERMERKKRIEEIMKRTRKGDQNDFKREAGDDDKYAQDNEDEGDQINSETMSQADDTTMEADTDECGLSSGELMEQREEPLGSVNGKPETDDKENNNGISTDETQAVSPVPKGRLVEGSEFLNEQDSAKVGLVSGLNGKSNQWSFEELIDLNVHSKTLPLIEAEDCNQVLINCDGTSDGTRVAFEDKGTPVNTLHSSNQPIESLSEI